The stretch of DNA TGGAACCTAGCTTGAGCTTGGAGCCTGAGCAGGAGCCAGGACCCACAGGGCCTTGTAAACCTTGATAGGGAGTTGGGCTATGATCCCGGGAGCAATAGGGGGCCCTCGGTGTCTCTGCCGGAGTGTGATTGACCTAGTTTTCATTTTCACAGAATTGGCTGCTGGATGAAGAAtggagggggcagggagcaaGGTCAGGAGGGGCGTTAGATATTCTCTTGGGAAGGAGGAAATACTCCCCTTCCTCTccgaaaggaaagaaaataatgtagaCTGATTTTCAGCCAAAGAGAAGTGCAAGCACTCCAGGGGGCTCACTTTCCCAGGAGGTTTGGTGCCGGCGAATCAAGAGGAGTTCAGAAGTTTGCCAGGCAGCGGTAAATGTTGAGTTGGTGCTAATAATTTACACTGCGCCAGGGTGGTAGGATTTCCTGATCTTTCAATGTTAGGTTTACTGCCAGGGAGCAGGAATGGGAGAAACAACATAATGGTGATTGAGAATTGGAGATTGGACTGGTGTGCTTGGGAAAGCTGACAGTGTCAAAAGTTCGAAGTGGATTTGGGGGATGGGAgtggaaatggaaagagaaagaacaggcCAACTGAAGCAGTCGCGAGGGCGTGGTGAAGAACAGAAATGAGTTGATGGGTACAGTGAAATGGAAGAGATGCTCAGCCTCTCCCCCTATGcccccaaaataaagaaaacctaaGTAACagtttattttggattttcatgaagaatttgaaaggaaaattactgaacttttttttttttttttgtcttttctatggccacacagcacatgcaggttcccaggctaggggtctaatcagagttatagctgccggcctatgccagagccacagccacgtgggatctgagccacgtctgtgacctacaccacagctcatggcaatgcccaatccttaacccactaagcaaggcctggagttcccaggccagggatcgaacccgcaacctcatggttcttagtcggatttgttaaccactgagccacgatggcaactcctgaactcatttttaaagtaaaatagaaaaaactaaGCTCTCTTTAAAGGTTCTTGTGGCCTGTTGCAGATGAAGGGAGGAAAGTATGAAGCAGGCAATAGATGGatccagaaggaaggaaatgcaagttaaagaatttttaaatttttttctaaacttttcaCTTGAGCTGTGTACTTCGTTATTTCACCTCCTTAGCTTGGCCTTTAGATTATGTCTTCTCAGGCGCTCTCCCAGTGCAGAGAGGAACAGCAGGCTAACTGGACACCCTCTTTGGCGAAATGGGGCAAAGGGAAGATAAAATCTGCCCCACTGGCTTTAAGTGTAGGTTCGGTTTGTGACTTTAGGAAGTTGCTGCCCTCTTGTGGCCAATCCTAGAAACAACAGCCAAGAAACGTGTTCTAGGAAcagtgaaatttttctttttttcctttttttggcctccctttggcatatggagttagCCGTTACCCGGCCAGGTATCAGATACAAGCTGCTGTTgcgatctaagctgcagctgccggcaatCGGCTTTACTAAGTGTGGGTTGGGCTTGTGGAATTTAGGAAGTTACTGCCGTCTTGTGGCCAATCCTAGAAACAACAGCCTAGAAACACGTTCTAGGGACAgtgaattttccctttttttggctgcccccgcagcatatggagttcccaggccagggatcagatcccaagtgctgttgcgacctaagccacagctgtggcaacaccggatccttaacccactgtgccagcctggtctggggactgaatatgtgtcccagtgctcccaagacgctacCTATCCCATTGCTCCattccaccacagtgggaatgaaaaaacaaagcccTTCGGATGATTCTGATGGAACGCTAAAAGGTTGGAAACCACTCTTCTCAACTCTGGCCTCAATATGCTCCCTTTCCCCATAAAACGTAACCTACTGATTTCTAATTGCATAATAGCAGAACTTAACTATTTAATCCTCTCCATCTTCTGCTTTCTAACCCTCGTTTAAATTCCTTCCCTAAGCTACTCTGCAGGCTGGCAGATCAGCTAGAATCCATGTGTCTGAACCTCCTGCATCTCAGCCAATCTGTGAGTTCTGGATCCCCAGTGTCTCACAACACGGGAGCCCCCCTGTACCCTGCGGTGTTTCATATTCACAGCACTCCTTCACcagttttttcttccctttttagggctacacacacagcatatagttcccaggctgggggtctaattggagctacagctgctggcctacaccacggccatagcaacgccagatctgagccatgtctgcgacctacaccaccgctcacagcaacgctggatccttaactcactgagcgagaccagggctcaaacccacaacctcatggttcctagtcggattcttttctgtgtgccacgacaggaactcccttcaccaGTATTTAATACCAACAAAGTATTGAAAACTACATTCCACAGAGGTTTATATTAATGTAACCTCAAGCGCAGCTAAGTAACAGTaaagagtccaggagttcccatcatgctcagcagaatcgaatctgattagcatccatgaggttacgAGTTCGAtgcccagccttgctcagtggttttaaggatctagtattgccgtgagctgtggtgtaggttgcagacgtggctcggacctggcattgctgtggctgtggtataggccagtggctacagttccaattcgacccttagcctgggaacctccatatgccacaggtgtggccctaaaaagacaaaaaattccaAATACACCGGGGGTTAAATAAGTTGCTTCTCTTTCCACTGTTTATTATTAatgtacaaaatatacaaaaccaaaagaaaaagaaaaatactcatccTCAAATCCATTGTGGCTCTAACCATAGACCCTGCACAAAACCCAACCAATCCACTGTTTTCATAGAAAACAACTGATGCTGAGACAGGTGAAGGAAAGGGCTGGAGAGGGCCAGTCACCCTAACGAATCCACCCAGGAAGGCACCTGGTGGGGACTCAGAGGTGGCTGACAGGGCAAGGGAGCTGGAGGCCTCCCCCGACAAGGTTCCAGGTAGGGGCCAGGAGCGCACTCACTCCTGAAGGCAGTGCATGTAGTGTGACTGTCAGGCCCAGCACACCGGGCTTCAGTTGATGAAAAGCTGGTCTCACTGAAGTGTTTTAATTTCCAGAATGAGCCGTAGGCAAGGGTGGACCGCCACAAAGAGCCACCCCTAGGCCAGCTCAAACTTGACTGGATGCAGATAGGAATTTGCCATCATCGAACCCAGCCAGACCCATGCTGCAAACTCGGCTCTTCAGACGGTCGCAGTCCTTAGAGAAAGAATTCAGAACGGATGGctggagggggggtgggggggcgaggTGTGTTCCGGACTCAAATCCAGCCGGACCGAGCCCCTCCGTGCAGAGGGAGGTAGAGCACCCCTTACCACCTCTACCCCGCAGGGAGGAATATCCGTGGCTGGGATGATCTCACACGCGTCGGGACCCAGCGCAGGAGAGCAGAGGTGGGCTCCGGCCTCGCTAGCTTCAGGTTCTCCGGCACGCAGGGTCACACCGGGGAGGGAGGGACTTGGGAAACCGGACAACTCTCCTCAAAAAGTGAAGCCAACTGGGTCTCCTCTTCAGTCCAGGGTACAGAATGTGTCCAGTCTCTCCTCCCCAGACTGGAGGGAAATATGTACATCGATGCGCACCAGTGATCAGAAAACCCCCAGGAACCCAGGCAGGTGGGCGCTGAGGGGGCCAGCTCCTCATcggctgggggcaggggacagtgGGCCTCACAGAAGCCATAAAAGGGTGGAAGGAGCCAGGCTACAGTCCGCAGGGCTGTGTGCGGGCGGGCGGGCGGTCCTAGGGCAGGGGGGGCCCATTGACACCCGGGTGGTAGAAGGCACAGTTGTTCTCGTAGCGGCAGTTGCCCTTCATCATGAAATGTCGACAAACGGGGCGCTTTGACATGTCTGTGGGAACAAGGGGGGAATGACGGTTAGACAGAATAGCTCAGAGGTCAGTACCACCCTCGCGGCAGCAGTCCAAGCCTCCTGAGAAGCATCTTTCAGCGACACCAAGCTTGGGGGCCTGGGGGAAGGGTAAAAGGTAGGAGCTGCCAGGCATGCTGGGAACTGGGAACGAGGTGACCTGGGGTTCTGCCTGCCACACCTGAGGTAGTGACAGCCCCCCCGCCAATGCCTGTATGGGACACCAAGAGGCACACAAGGGGACAGGGAGCATCCTCACCTCCTCCGTGGTTGTGGCCTCCATCATGCCCTCGGTGGCCCCCTCCTCCGTGACCAGGGCCATCATGGCCACGGTGTTCATGAGGTGGCGGCCCTCTATGGTCGTGGCCTCGGTGACCAGGGACATCATGAGGCCTGTGGCCATGGGGCCCCCCATGTCCAGGGCCTTCATGGGGCCGATGTCCACCACCAGCACCCATTCCTCCGCCAGGGCCTTCGTGGGGGCGATGTCCACTGCCTCCACCCATGCCACCGCCGGGACCTTCATGGGGGCGATGCCCCCCACCCATGCCACCGCCAGGGCCTTCGTGGGGGCGATGTCCCCCACCCATGCCACCGCCAGGGCCTTCGTGGGGGCGATGTCCACTGCCGCTGCTCATGCCCCCGCCAGGGCCTTCATGGGGACGATGCCCACCGCCTCCAACCATGCCCCCGCCGGGGCCCCCTCGTCCATTAGGCGGTCCTCCACCAGAGCGCCCTCCTCTGGCCCCtcggaaaggaggaggaggaggaggaggttcaTTTCCTCCTCGGCCACCGCGTCCTCTATGGTATGGTCCAGGACCTGGTCCTGGTCCCCCTCGCATCGGGCCACCCCGCATGGGGTCACCCGGGCCATCCCAGAAGGGATCACCCccccggggagggggtgggggacccAGGAGACGAGGACCCACTGGCCCACCAGGGCCCCCAGGGCCTCCATGGGGACCTAttgggggaggaaagggagagagacagtaTCAGCTGCCTGTCACACCCAAGGATTGCCACTCCCAGCTTTCATCACCCCTGTAGCATCACCAGACCCAAAGTACAGGGACAAGCCCATTCCACCCTCTCCCCCACTACCTACCAGGCATAGGCCCCCCGGGCCCAGGGGGGAAATGCTGCATGCCCTTAGGGcccccagggcctcctgggggGAAACCGTTGGCGATCGGACCAGGGCCCAAGAGTCCATGGGGCACTGTTAATGCAAAAGGAACAAAGCCGTGAGCAGGGGCTGCTGGAAGAGCAGCAGGGCGTCTCCCCACTTAGGTGTGCCCGGCCCACCTCCAGACCAACCTGGCAGAGCACCACGCTCTCTGTTCAGTCTTCCCCTCCCACGTCTTGCTGCCCAGTGGCAACACCCCTGCTCCCCCAACTCCACTGCAGGCCTGCTGGCCTGGGCCCCAGGGCTGGCGGGGAGCATTACCCAGCATCTGCTTGATCTTGTCCGAATAGTCGGGTTGCTTCAGCAGCTCCTCTGAGGGATGACTGTTAGGGCTACCCTGGGAGGCAAGGTCGGGAGGGAACAAGGTCAACCGAGGACAAGGGCAACAAGCAGTCGAGGAAGGAAAACCCGAGGGGGAAGTAAGCGGGAAGGGGAGGCGAGGGCTGAGGAGAAAGGGAGTGGGAAAGGGGCCGGGGCTCATACCATGATGGACGTGAGGATCTCCTGGACATTGATGCCGCCTCCTCCGGGACCCTGGGGGCTCTTCCCGGCACCCATGCTCCCCATAAGATTGGCCAGGACAGGAGGCAATTTTGAACCACCTGCCCCATCGGGTGAGCCACCGGCACCCCCAGGTTCCAAGGTCTCAACATATGGGGTCTCATCCATGGAACATTCCTGAAAGAACAGGGAACAATCAGgaccaaaaaagaatgaagagtcaGTCTCACACGAAAGATGCGTTAAAATTAATCACACCTCTCATCACCATATAACCTTCACTCACCTCATCTAGGGGGATGAGTTTTGGGGGGACGGGTTCATAGGGCTCAGGATCAGGCTCATGAGGACTGTCAGGAATGCCGCAGGTAACAGAAAAAAGAAGCATGACAGTCAAATTATTTATTCaagccctcctcttccctcccacccccacccgcttGCGACTCACCCCAGAGCAGAGCAAGTGCCTCTCTAAGGCTTAATGTCCCAAGAAGGGAGCCCCTATTCTGCTCACCTCTCCTTGTTCAGGAAAAGCTCCTGAAGGATCCCCTTCTCCCGCTCAGCCTGGATGTACCGCTCCTGGCTATTGCTTCCAGGGGTGACGAGAGGCGAGGGCAGCACCAGAGGCCGGGGGCAGACCCAGGGCACCTTCTCCTCCATGTTGTCGTGGCTCAGACGCCGGGCCGTCTCAAACGCGTGTCGGTCTGACAGTATCTCTCGCTTGGCTGCCTCGCCAAAGTCCTTGATCTTATTCACATTAACTATGGGCCAGGAGAAAAGAAGCAAGAGGGAAGTAAGCCCCACCAAGCCCTTTTGAACCTGCCTACAGCCCACCTGCCACCCTGCCTACTTGATCTCTAACCTCGTTCAGTCTCATCCAGCTCAAAATAGAAATACTCTCTCAGTTTGCCCTCCTCAGGCCACGTCACAgttttcctcttcctgcctttccGTGTCAGCTGGCTGGGATCTCCGGGACTCTCCACTGGCTTTGCATCCAGAGCTCCTGGCTCCAAAGAGGCTGCAAGCAGGAGTGGTTTCAGACCGGATCCTTCCTTCTAGAAAACCCCCCAACCTGAGCCAGTGTCTAGACTTACCCGTATCCATGAGCTCCGGGACTTCGACAGGGGGAACTGGGGTCCCGGGACGGTCTGTGTCCATAGCCTCCGAAGGAGGTGCTGGCTCTGGGGAAGAAGGTTTGGCTGTGCTTGGTTCTGTGCTTGTTTTCCCTTCAAAtgggcttggctattgtgaaagaaaaagaagtgaatgaGCGGACAGGAAAGCCAAGGAAGGTCAAGGCCAGGCAGTTAGTCCACGGTCCCAGGCAGGATTCCCACCAAGCAGGTCCCCTGAAGGACAGCTCTGTCTCTTGTCTGCCcccaccagcctacacctgagACACAGCTGCTCTGTCCTCCCCACGTGCCCAGCTGCCGCGCCCTCCCTTCCCCTGGACCTCTTCTACCCGGGCACTGGCACCTACTGCCTAGCGCCCATACCTTGGCCGCTGTGGGTGACagcaccttcttcttcttcttaattTTGATGCCTGGAACAGGGGCTGAATTGAGCGCATCTAGAAAGCCCAGGCCCTCCATAGCTGCAAAACAAAAAGGCATAAGATGGAATCAGCAGACCTTCTCCATTATCCTAATTCCCACAAAGTCTGAACAGAAAACCGGCCAACAGAGACCCTGCCCTGTGCTTATTTGGACACAACAGGCTCCAGGTGACCAGAAAGCATATGTAGGTTTCACACCACAAATTCTCGCcattacgctttttttttttttttttttttaaatttgtggtcACACCcttagcatacggaagttccagggactgaatccaagctgcagctgcaacctgagaagcagctatggcaatgccggatcctttaatccactgcactgggctgaggatcgacccaagccactgcagttggattcttaacccactgggccacaggagtaactcctatcttttttatttttttcttttttggctgccccacagtatacggagttcccagtccagggatcagatccacgccgtagttgtgacctaagatgcagctgtagccacaccggctccttaacccactgtgccgggctgaggatcaaacctatgtcccagtaCTCCCAAAATGCTGccgatcctgctgcaccacagcgggaactccctatcttttaTTTAAGGCAGGCAAGTTGTGGCCTTGGATATGAATCAGAGCTCAGGTAACTGACAAGGCCAGTCGCCAGGAACATGACAGATTACCTTGCCAGCTGGGAGTGCCCCAACCAGCCCTGCCTGCCTACCTTATCTCTAAAATTACTCCTAATCCAGTGTGTTCACAACAGTGGCTTGGGGCACccaagcagtgacccaagccactactgcggcacaggttcgatccctggctgggggaacttccgaatgctgtaggtggggccaaaaaataaataactcctaAATAAAATAACTCCTAAGTAACCCTATGAAGCGCTGCTATAAAGGGAATTCCAGAGTTGCAAACATTAAAGGACACCAAAAACTCAAGTGAAAACTGGAGGAAAGTGTCTCCTTTCCACAGAGCTTGCTCCCATTTCCCAGCACAGCCCCCCGTTTTTGACTCACGCTGTGGTGGGATGATCTTCACTTTGATCTCTTTGGTGGCATTGGGGGTCGTGTTGAGTGGCTTGTACTTCTTCTCTGCAGGGGGGGCAGCATCACCCAGGGCAGCTATGGAGCTGTGAGAAAAAGAACCGTCAACTGCAGCTGACTCACCCCTTCTCTCCTCCCGACATGCACAGACCCGGCCATTCGAAAACCCACAACACGGTCCGCACCTCTGACGCTTGAGCGGGATGGGTTTAAGGTTGTACTTGTCAGAAACCACCACTGCACTGGCATTCTTCTTCACGGGCACCAAAGACGGGGTCTCCAGCTCCAGGCCTGGGGGAGGAAAGAtgtgctgctggggctggactcACTCCACCCACTCCTGACTCTTCCTCCCTTCACCTTCGTCTCGCCTTATAAACCCCATGACGATTCACCCACTGTCCTCCCTCGTCTACAGACTGGGTCACTGTACCATTAAGTCCAACTCCTCCACTGCAAGCCTCGGTCGTGCACGTCCCCGCAGAGGCCTGCCAGCAGCCTTACCGGTGGAACGGAACTTGGCGTGACTGGGCGCCGTGGTGCGGAGAGACTTAggcttctccctcttcttctccgGGGCCTCCTCGGCCCGGGTCTCTGCCTTCACCTCAGTCAACGGTCGCTCAGGAGGGGTGGTTCgactctttccctcttctttgcgtttcttcttatctttctctgttgtggaaagacagagaagaaaaggatttcacttagagaggagagagacagTCAGTCGGAGGTAAAGCAGGCTAGAGGCACGAAGGCCATGTCCCAGGGGCAAGAAATACCAGGGATAAAGGACCCAGGAGCTTACCAGCAGGCTGGGTGCTGCTCTGGGAGCGGATGACAGCCATCCAGTCACTGACAAGGACCGAGGCCAATTTCCGGAGCTCTGTGGGTGAGAGAAAAGGCCAATGCCAAAATAATGTAAGATATTATTCTTCCAGTAACTGAAAACAGACATGtttgaaatatacataaaaatctgTGTAATGGGAAAAGGAACCCagagtttgttttttgctttttagggctgcatccacagtacatgggggttcccaggcgtaggggtcgaatcagagctgcagcggtcagtctacaccacagccacaggaacacgtgatccaagccgagtctgcgacctacaccacagctcacagcaagctggatccttaacccactgagcaaggccagggatccaactcacattcTCGTGGATGCTaattaggttcgttaccactgagccatgacaggaacttgcATTCTTTGCTGTTGAGGAAGAGTTCTTCTTTATGTAAAAACCTTGtcaggagttcctctcgtggctcactggaaacaaatctgactcgtatccatgaggatgcaggttcggtccctgcccttgctcagtgggttaacgatctggcgttgccgtgagctgtggtgtaggttgcagacgcggctcggatcccgcgttgctgtggctctggcgtaggccggtggctacagttctgattagactcctggcctgggaacctccatatgccgcggggagcggcccaagaaatagcaaaaagacaaaaaataaataaataaataaataaaacttgtttaaaaaaaagaaagaaaaaaaatccccaaactgaGCATTCCTACtaccaaaggaaaggaaagctaaGGAATGTTTTTCACTTAATCCTGTGAGTTGAAACAAAATCAGGACTCTTTCATCTTAGAATACatttcctgtgttttctcctcTAGCTCAAGGAGCTACACATAGGCTTGCCCAGGCCTAGGTGCTCCCTCCACACAAAACGGCCAAAGGCTTTTTTCCACAGGGACCTAGGACACTACTCCCAGAGATGAAGAGCAAGCCTGTATTTGGCTGCTCGGGGACCAGCTCTGCTACAATACTGCTCTCTCGCAGGAAACTAGTGTCTTGTGCTCCTGGTTTATACCTTGGGCATAAAATCTTTgggttatttcttttgttctctaAAGAAGAGCCTGTGACTTTCTGGACCCAGGCTTTGTCTTCAAGCCAGAACA from Sus scrofa isolate TJ Tabasco breed Duroc chromosome 7, Sscrofa11.1, whole genome shotgun sequence encodes:
- the PPP1R10 gene encoding serine/threonine-protein phosphatase 1 regulatory subunit 10 isoform X1, encoding MGSGPIDPKELLKGLDSFLNRDGEVKSVDGISKIFSLMKEARKMVSRCTYLNILLQTRSPEILVKFIDVGGYKLLNNWLTYSKTTNNIPLLQQILLTLQHLPLTVDHLKQNNTAKLVKQLSKSSEDEELRKLASVLVSDWMAVIRSQSSTQPAEKDKKKRKEEGKSRTTPPERPLTEVKAETRAEEAPEKKREKPKSLRTTAPSHAKFRSTGLELETPSLVPVKKNASAVVVSDKYNLKPIPLKRQSSIAALGDAAPPAEKKYKPLNTTPNATKEIKVKIIPPQPMEGLGFLDALNSAPVPGIKIKKKKKVLSPTAAKPSPFEGKTSTEPSTAKPSSPEPAPPSEAMDTDRPGTPVPPVEVPELMDTASLEPGALDAKPVESPGDPSQLTRKGRKRKTVTWPEEGKLREYFYFELDETERVNVNKIKDFGEAAKREILSDRHAFETARRLSHDNMEEKVPWVCPRPLVLPSPLVTPGSNSQERYIQAEREKGILQELFLNKESPHEPDPEPYEPVPPKLIPLDEECSMDETPYVETLEPGGAGGSPDGAGGSKLPPVLANLMGSMGAGKSPQGPGGGGINVQEILTSIMGSPNSHPSEELLKQPDYSDKIKQMLVPHGLLGPGPIANGFPPGGPGGPKGMQHFPPGPGGPMPGPHGGPGGPGGPVGPRLLGPPPPPRGGDPFWDGPGDPMRGGPMRGGPGPGPGPYHRGRGGRGGNEPPPPPPPFRGARGGRSGGGPPNGRGGPGGGMVGGGGHRPHEGPGGGMSSGSGHRPHEGPGGGMGGGHRPHEGPGGGMGGGHRPHEGPGGGMGGGSGHRPHEGPGGGMGAGGGHRPHEGPGHGGPHGHRPHDVPGHRGHDHRGPPPHEHRGHDGPGHGGGGHRGHDGGHNHGGDMSKRPVCRHFMMKGNCRYENNCAFYHPGVNGPPLP